In Fusarium oxysporum Fo47 chromosome VII, complete sequence, the following proteins share a genomic window:
- a CDS encoding Trappc4 protein, with protein sequence MAPGSPSTRRPRTKRVSAQHTRERVRNNQRRHRARRKDYIATLEEKLGEAEQTISTLRDQIEALQATLTRYRHYQNDQNRANSFLSSSVAADTEDFGAWKLPAPASRKSLVSNDLPGPHLKASYESITKLPLAVGSASTFSPRAAPELTFTAVSYQAVAETGSLLPETVIPDQVLTSTTSCCFSDPSSGAQSTVNTINRMPPLPCQEIPLLMPAYVLESAIEANSYRESTMLCSEAYILIAQQNFKGISQRDVATWLWDGFHSSLPQGEGCRVNTDLLFSLLAFISDT encoded by the exons ATGGCCCCGGGATCACCTTCGACACGACGACCCAGGACTAAACGGGTTTCAGCTCAGCACACGCGGGAACGGGTCCGCAACAATCAGCGTCGGCATCGTGCTCGCAGGAAGGACTATATTGCAACGCTGGAAGAAAAACTCGGCGAAGCAGAACAGACTATTTCGACCCTTAGGGATCAGATCGAAGCTCTTCAAGCGACATTAACACGATACCGCCACTATCAGAATGATCAAAATAGGGCGAATT CGTTTCTGTCATCCAGTGTTGCCGCTGACACAGAAGATTTCGGAGCTTGGAAACTACCCGCCCCGGCTTCCAGGAAGTCCCTAGTTTCTAATGACCTACCTGGGCCGCATCTGAAGGCC TCATATGAATCCATCACCAAACTTCCGCTGGCTGTAGGATCTGCCTCAACCTTCAGCCCACGCGCTGCACCCGAGCTTACCTTCACAGCTGTAAGCTACCAGGCCGTTGCAGAGACCGGAAGTCTGCTACCAGAAACAGTAATACCAGATCAGGTATTGACGTCAACGACGTCCTGTTGCTTCAGTGATCCCTCGTCGGGTGCACAATCGACCGTTAATACGATAAATCGAATGCCCCCACTTCCATGTCAGGAGATCCCTCTCCTAATGCCCGCATACGTGCTGGAATCAGCGATAGAAGCAAACTCTTACAGAGAGTCCACGATGCTTTGCTCTGAGGCATATATTCTCATCGCACAACAGAACTTCAAGGGTATAAGCCAAAGAGACGTGGCTACGTGGCTATGGGATGGCTTTCATAGTTCACTTCCACAGGGTGAAGGATGCCGCGTTAATACGGACCTTCTATTTAGTCTTCTGGCATTCATCAGCGATACCTGA
- a CDS encoding SAM-dependent methyltransferase UbiE/COQ5 family protein yields the protein MESKEIYDQVNRRYGSIMKTSTGKYEQTVAKAFGYTEEELAGIPEGANLGLSCGNPIALARLREACGETVIDLGSGAGFDIFTAAKRVGPTGMAIGVDMNKNMVDKANANEAYTNASNVQFIESAITSIPLPDNTADCVISNCVINLVPAAEKQLAFNEMFRLLNPGGRIAISDILARKEFTEEMKKSIALYIGCVAGASQVSDYEAFLMNAGFGDVLIVDSKNDLNVYCTASEAKTSSCGIHTVEEEEEALSCCRSKVKESCCKPEEKESCCEADSSTCACQNQTSSMANETNTLAARLGITDFNEWVGSFQVYAVKPAAN from the exons ATGGAATCTAAGGAGATATACGACCAAGTTAATAGGCGCTATGGCTCAATCATGAAGACCAGCACCGGCAAGTATGAGCAAACCGTTGCAAAAGCGTTTGGGTatacagaagaagagcttgctgGTATCCCCGAAGGTGCGAATCTGGGTTTGAGCTGCGGCAACCCAATTGCACTTGCGAGGCTGAGAGAGGCATGT GGCGAAACCGTTATTGATCTTGGGTCTGGCGCTGGCTTCGATATCTTTACGGCTGCAAAGAGAGTTGGTCCTACAGGCATGGCTATCGGAGTGGACATGAATAAG AATATGGTCGACAAGGCCAATGCCAATGAAGCTTACACCAACGCCTCGAACGTTCAGTTCATCGAAAGCGCCATTACCTCTATCCCGCTACCCGACAACACTGCTGACTGTGTCATCAGTAACTGTGTCATCAACCTTGTCCCTGCAGCAGAGAAACAGCTTGCATTCAACGAGATGTTCCGACTGCTCAATCCCGGCGGACGGATTGCCATCAGCGACATACTGGCGCGCAAGGAGTTTAccgaggagatgaagaagagtatTGCTCTATACATCGGGTGCGTCGCTGGAGCTAGCCAGGTCAGCGATTATGAAGCCTTTCTCATGAATGCAGGTTTTGGCG ATGTTCTTATCGTCGACAGCAAGAATGACTTGAATGTGTACTGTACTGCCTCCGAGGCCAAGACATCGAGTTGTGGGATACATACCgtcgaagaggaagaggaggccCTATCTTGCTGCAGGTCAAAGGTGAAAGAAAGTTGCTGCAAGCCGGAGGAAAAGGAGTCATGCTGCGAAGCTGACTCGTCTACGTGCGCCTGCCAGAACCAGACGAGTTCGATGGCAAATGAAACGAACACACTGGCTGCTCGATTAGGGATTACAGACTTTAATGAATGGGTAG GCTCCTTCCAGGTGTATGCTGTCAAACCCGCGGCGAACTGA
- a CDS encoding sodium bile acid symporter family-domain-containing protein: protein MSHDEQPTQQLSAFKGLGLLDRYLALWIFLAMAIGIILGNFVPETGPALQKGKFVGVSVPIAVGLLVMMYPILCKVRYESLHELFSHREMWKQICFSIFVNWIVAPFLMLALAWAFLPDKPELRTGLILVGLGRCIAMVLIWNGLAGGNDEYCAILVAINSILQMVLFAPMAVFFIRVISHESGTIDISYSVVATSVAVFLGIPLGAAIITRFVVRKFAGADWYQQTFLKYLAPWSLIGLLYTILVLFASQGRQVVHQIVSVVRVAAPLIMYFVLIFFVTLWISRLLGFRFSMVVTQSFTAASNNFELAIAVAVATFGPNSDQALASTVGPLIEVPVLVGLVYAVRWMANRWGWK, encoded by the exons ATGAGCCACGATGAGCAGCCGACGCAACAGCTGTCTGCCTTCAAAGGACTCGGTCTTCTAGATCGCTACCTGGCCCTATGGATATTCCTGGCAATGGCTATTGGCATAATTTTGGGCAACTTTGTTCCCGAGACGGGGCCAGCCTTGCAGAAGGGCAAATTCGTAGGTGTTTCAGTACCGATTG CTGTTGGCTTGCTCGTCATGATGTATCCCATCCTTTGCAAAGTACGATACGAATCGCTGCACGAGCTCTTTTCGCATAGGGAGATGTGGAAGCAGATCTGCTTTAGCATCTTCGTCAACTGGATCGTTGCTCCATTCCTCATG CTTGCCCTGGCCTGGGCTTTTCTCCCTGACAAGCCGGAGCTTCGCACCGGTCTTATTCTCGTGGGTCTTGGGAGATGTATTGCGATG GTCCTTATTTGGAACGGTCTCGCTGGCGGCAACGACGAATACTGTGCCATCCTCGTCGCTATCAACTCGATACTCCAGATGGTCCTCTTCGCCCCCATggccgtcttcttcatccgcGTCATCAGTCACGAGTCGGGTACGATTGATATATCCTATAGCGTTGTTGCTACAAGTGTGGCTGTCTTCCTGGGCATCCCGCTTGGGGCAGCGATTATTACCCGATTTGTTGTTCGTAAGTTCGCCGGCGCCGATTGGTACCAGCAAACTTTCCTCAAATATCTCGCACCTTGGTCTCTTATAGGTCTACTCTACACCATCCTTGTGCTATTCGCATCCCAAGGCAGACAAGTTGTTCACCAGATTGTGTCGGTCGTCCGAGTAGCTGCGCCACTAATTATGTATTTCgtgctcatcttcttcgtcacTTTATGGATCAGCAGACTGCTCGGCTTCCGGTTCTCCATGGTGGTTACGCAGAGCTTTACAGCTGCGAGCAATAACTTCGAGTTAGCTATCGCCGTGGCGGTCGCGACCTTTGGCCCCAACAGCGACCAAGCCCTGGCATCCACCGTTGGTCCGCTCATCGAAGTCCCAGTCTTGGTAGGCTTGGTGTACGCCGTTCGCTGGATGGCCAACAGATGGGGTTGGAAGTAA
- a CDS encoding Rhodanese-like domain-containing protein gives MNLTRSILKLGARSRLYLVFPKVNRICSSKMASTDVATPWHAAYPPPLNKTPAAMTRQAVLEMMKDSKNIAGKNYILIDLRRTDHEGGTIRGSINLPAQSLYPTIKTLYSLFKSAGVQKIIWYCSSSRGRGSRAAGWFKDHLDEQGDSHMESVILFEGITGWAKAGGEFMEWMDEYDATVWDSK, from the exons ATGAACCTCACAAGATCTATCCTAAAACTGGGCGCTCGTTCTCGTCTATATCTCGTATTTCCAAAGGTCAATCGTATCTGCTCATCCAAGATGGCCTCTACTGATGTCGCCACGCCCTGGCATGCTGCCTACCCTCCTCCACTCAACAAGACGCCCGCGGCCATGACACGCCAAGCGGTattggagatgatgaaggacaGCAAGAATATCGCCGGCAAGAATTACATTCTCATTGATCTCCGTCGAACAGATCACGAG GGCGGTACCATTCGCGGATCCATCAATCTGCCGGCACAGAGCCTCTACCCGACTATAAAGACGCTGTACAGTCTGTTTAAATCGGCGGGAGTTCAAAAAATCATCTGGTACTGCT CATCCTCTCGCGGCCGGGGCTCACGGGCAGCTGGATGGTTTAAGGACCATCTCGACGAGCAAGGCGATAGCCATATGGAAAGTGTGATTCTATTCGAAGGCATTACCGGCTGGGCCAAAGCTGGGGGCGAGTTCATGGAGTGGATGGATGAGTACGACGCGACTGTTTGGGATAGCAAATAG
- a CDS encoding flavo protein-like protein, with product MNLLCRTLRVRTFTSNLHATVPFHELLQRRYFSGSIPVKKAWNLGLAMQGHGDLNNSHAGRAAIKLAADPANSYQSLAINADEDDVGIREQYRPFLFDGSPSTDDWISELELSTAIKMVQSEILEQGLDRLRILVLYGSLRSRSYSRLLAYEAARILFRLGCDVRVFDPAGLPQKDDVQHCHPKVQELRELSKWSDGHVWVSPEQHGNLTGIFKQQIDWIPLSSGSVRPTQGRTLAIAQVSGGSQSFNAVNSLRILGRWMRMFAIPNQSSVPKAYTQFTSEPEGSRMLASSNRDRLVDCMEELVKYTIVMRPHFDLFGDRFSEREERRAKEAKEKV from the exons atgAACCTTCTCTGCCGCACCCTGCGAGTTCGCACTTTCACAAGCAACCTCCACGCAACCGTGCCTTTCCACGAACTTCTTCAACGTCGATATTTCTCTGGTAGCATCCCAGTAAAGAAAGCCTGGAACCTCGGCCTCGCGATGCAAGGGCACGGAGATTTGAACAACTCCCACGCTGGGAGGGCAGCAATCAAGCTTGCTGCTGACCCCGCCAACAGCTATCAGTCCCTCGCCATTAACGccgacgaagatgacgtCGGAATCCGAGAGCAATATCgtccttttctttttgacgGCAGTCCTTCTACCGATGACTGGATCTCGGAATTAGAGCTGAGCACAGCGATCAAGATGGTGCAATCCGAGATCTTGGAGCAAGGGCTCGATCGCCTCCGCATTCTGGTTCTCTACGGTAGTCTCAGAAGTCG ATCATATTCCCGTCTGCTAGCATATGAAGCCGCGCGCATTCTTTTCCGCCTCGGCTGTGATGTACGAGTCTTCGACCCTGCTGGTCTGCCCCAGAAGGACGACGTCCAACACTGCCATCCCAAAGTACAAGAGCTGCGGGAATTAAGCAAGTGGAGCGACGGGCATGTATGGGTCAGCCCTGAGCAGCATGGCAACTTG ACGGGCATCTTCAAACAGCAGATTGACTGGATCCCATTATCCTCCGGCTCAGTGCGTCCTACTCAAGGAAGAACCTTGGCTATTGCCCAAGTGAGCGGAGGATCACAGTCTTTTAACGCTGTCAACTCGCTTCGGATACTCGGACGGTGGATGCGCATGTTTGCCATTCCCAACCAGAGCTCGGTGCCAAAGGCATACACGCAGTTCACATCTGAGCCTGAGGGCAGCCGTATGCTTGCCAGCTCAAACCGCGACCGTCTCGTTGATTGCATGGAAGAGCTTGTGAAGTATACCATCGTCATGAGACCCCATTTTGACTTATTTGGGGATCGATTTAGTGAGCGCGAGGAGCGCAGGGCCAAAGAGGCAAAAGAGAAAGTGTGA
- a CDS encoding phosphate transporter family protein yields MAAFPQYSWIIAIISIALCASAFGNGANDVANAFATSVAARTLTMAQAGIISIFTEFLGAVVLGSRVTNTIKNGIIDLDRFREDPATLILVMGCAEIASATWLITATKIGFPVSTTHTIVGSLIGAGIGAQAAVTWNWQKGSVSQIAASWAISPCIAACFSALLFASLKFAVLERQNSLDKAMKAIPFYLAFTGAVLALFITIEAPGAPSLEELGAGVTCGIVLGSFFGVLALAYISFTPYFHRAVILKDPRMRPWHLLLGPLLRMENPPLFFAGKTSMLKDHYESAHDPQVTSGTGQQPPTTSGDEPLTEHQNTASPNHPEKSKLDPPEDVERQHQGSAEDDGVGRRKTRHVEPEERWLAPTAHLPFYHPQRMLNMLKYAFLQGVTRDCVSHSSARLEDVHGRAPRYDNRIEHLWTYAQVASAVMMSIAHGSNDVANAVGPWVAAYEVYKTGVVGEKNPTPVWILVIAGFLLGAGFWVLGHHIVKALGNKITQLSPTRGFAMELGAAITVLLASRLGLPVSTTQTLTGAVVGVSLMNLDFGATNWRQLGWIFIGWVLTLPVAGLIAGLLTAMALNSPQFA; encoded by the coding sequence ATGGCAGCCTTCCCGCAGTACAGCTGGATCATCGCCATTATCAGTATTGCGCTCTGCGCCAGCGCCTTTGGTAATGGCGCCAACGATGTCGCCAATGCCTTTGCCACCTCTGTGGCCGCCCGAACCCTCACAATGGCCCAGGCCGGCATTATCTCCATCTTTACCGAGTTTCTCGGTGCCGTCGTCTTAGGATCCCGTGTCACAAATACTATCAAAAATGGTATCATTGACCTGGACCGGTTCCGAGAGGACCCCGCAACTCTTATTCTCGTTATGGGTTGTGCCGAGATCGCCTCCGCTACCTGGCTAATTACTGCCACCAAAATTGGCTTTCCAGTGTCGACAACTCACACCATCGTCGGCTCCCTCATCGGGGCTGGTATTGGAGCCCAGGCTGCTGTCACTTGGAACTGGCAGAAGGGTAGTGTGTCCCAGATCGCCGCGTCCTGGGCTATTTCGCCCTGTATCGCCGCCTGCTTCTCCGCTCTCCTCTTCGCCTCCCTCAAGTTTGCAGTTCTCGAGCGCCAGAACTCTTTAGATAAAGCGATGAAGGCTATTCCCTTCTACCTGGCTTTCACTGGCGCTGTCCTCGCCCTCTTTATCACCATCGAGGCTCCTGGTGCGCCgagccttgaggaacttggtgCTGGCGTTACCTGCGGTATCGTGCTTGGTAGCTTCTTTGGTGTTCTTGCTCTCGCATATATTTCTTTTACGCCTTACTTCCACCGTGCTGTCATCCTGAAGGACCCCCGTATGCGGCCctggcatcttcttctcggcccGCTACTCCGGATGGAGAATCCGCCTCTCTTCTTTGCGGGAAAGACCTCAATGCTCAAAGACCACTACGAGAGCGCTCACGATCCGCAAGTCACTAGCGGCACAGGACAGCAGCCTCCCACAACCAGCGGTGACGAGCCGCTCACGGAGCACCAGAATACCGCGAGTCCCAATCACCCCGAGAAATCGAAGCTGGATCCGCCCGAAGATGTCGAGCGTCAGCATCAGGGTTCCGCTGAGGACGACGGGGTTGGGCGGCGCAAGACACGCCACGTCGAGCCGGAGGAGCGCTGGCTCGCTCCCACTGCTCACTTGCCCTTCTACCACCCACAACGAATGTTAAACATGCTCAAATACGCCTTCCTCCAAGGCGTTACCCGCGACTGTGTCTCCCATTCTTCTGCCCGTTTAGAGGACGTTCACGGCCGGGCTCCCCGCTACGATAACCGCATCGAGCATCTGTGGACGTACGCACAAGTTGCGAGTGCCGTCATGATGTCTATCGCGCATGGCTCTAACGATGTCGCTAACGCCGTTGGCCCGTGGGTGGCTGCCTATGAAGTCTATAAGACAGGTGTTGTGGGAGAGAAAAACCCTACTCCGGTCTGGATTCTCGTCATCGCCGGTTTCCTGCTTGGCGCGGGCTTCTGGGTTTTGGGACATCACATTGTCAAGGCGCTGGGCAACAAAATCACCCAGCTTAGCCCAACGAGAGGCTTCGCCATGGAGCTCGGCGCCGCCATCACGGTCTTGCTCGCGAGTCGACTGGGACTGCCCGTGAGCACGACGCAGACGCTCACCGGTGCTGTGGTGGGTGTTTCGTTAATGAACCTGGACTTTGGCGCGACGAACTGGAGGCAACTCGGGTGGATCTTTATCGGGTGGGTGTTGACCCTTCCGGTAGCAGGGTTGATCGCGGGCTTACTCACTGCTATGGCGCTCAACTCGCCTCAATTTGCTTAG
- a CDS encoding chromate transporter-domain-containing protein, translating into MAVRSRMAWRSWRPVNLKAKFWNTISTNYHLGFTSFGGPPVHFKIFQDKFVDKLQWIDNQVYQELFSVCQAFSGPGSTKMHYCINLIHDGFLPALLSFFIWSLPGALGMYGLSIGVSNIGDTLPGPVYALLSGLNASTVGIIAVAAVQLSEKAITDKITRILVLLGGAAGILYNALWYFPLLMFVAGCATVVHDYRWLHGPIKSIVGLMKNPTKRLRAQEPESIEISQAQSADQDNNATTTATSFRTTREHNDAVARSSREDNAQTLPITENSHSEADSEPRVIPPERSLNFSWSFGLGIIVFFLITFIVIMVLRGKLRVKTYLFGFFANMYLAGTIIFGGGPVVIPLLREYVVAEGWVSPRDFLIGLAIQQSFPGPNFNFAVYLGALTAINGGYNSAVGATLGFIGIFAPGLITVHGTMGIWSAIRGLRWVKSLLRGVNAGAVGLIYTAVYRLWQIGYIAERFQQGTSLAQEPWWVVVTASSFVFGYSFNLSPPVIIIMGAVLGLIWYAVTLS; encoded by the exons ATGGCAGTCCGGTCCCGAATGGCCTGGCGAAGTTGGCGACCTGTTAATCTGAAGGCCAAGTTTTGGAATACCATCAGCACCAATTACCACCTTGGTTTCACGTCCTTCGGCGGCCCCCCAGTGCATTTCAAGATC TTCCAAGACAAATTCGTCGATAAGCTGCAATGGATTGACAATCAAGTG TATCAGGAACTCTTCAGCGTCTGCCAGGCCTTCTCTGGCCCTGGCAGCACCAAGATGCACTACTGCATTAACCTGATTCATGATGGTTTTCTTCCTGCTTTACTGAGTTTCTTCATCTGGAG CTTGCCTGGGGCCTTGGGAATGTATGGTCTCTCTATTGGCGTCTCCAATATTGGAGACACTCTTCCTGGACCCGTTTACGCTCTTCTCTCCGGGCTCAACGCCTCAACCGTGGGCATTATCGCAGTCGCTGCTGTTCAACTATCAGAAAAGGCCATCACTGATAAAATAACTCGTATACTCGTCTTGCTTGGAGGTGCGGCCGGGATTCTATACAATGCGCTCTGGTACTTTCCTCTTCTGATGTTCGTGGCCGGCTGTGCAACCGTCGTCCATGACTATCGCTGGCTTCATGGCCCTATCAAGTCTATAGTCGGCTTGATGAAGAACCCCACAAAGCGGCTTAGGGCACAAGAGCCGGAGTCCATCGAGATTTCGCAGGCGCAATCCGCCGACCAGGACAATAATGCCACCACCACTGCTACTTCTTTCCGCACTACTAGGGAACACAATGACGCGGTGGCCCGCTCGAGCCGAGAAGATAATGCGCAGACTCTCCCAATCACCGAGAATTCACATTCAGAGGCTGACTCGGAACCACGCGTTATCCCACCGGAGCGGTCCCTTAACTTTTCCTGGAGCTTTGGCCTTGGCATTATtgtcttctttctcatcacCTTCATTGTGATTATGGTCCTTCGTGGCAAATTGCGGGTCAAGACATACCTTTTTGGCTTCTTCGCCAATATGTACCTCGCAGGGACCATTATTTTTGGCGGAGGTCCTGTTGTCATTCCATTGCTCCGCGAATatgttgttgctgaaggcTGGGTTAGTCCGCGCGACTTCCTTATCGGCCTTGCGATCCAACAGAGCTTTCCCGGTCCCAACTTCAACTTTGCCGTATACCTAGGCGCTTTGACAGCAATTAATGGTGGATACAATTCGGCCGTCGGAGCAACACTTGGGTTTATTGGCATATTTGCTCCTGGTCTTATTACAGTTCATGGTACAATGGGTATTTGGAGCGCTATCCGTGGTCTGAGGTGGGTAAAGTCCCTTCTCAGGGGTGTTAACGCTGGTGCTGTGGGACTTATTTATACCGCGGTCTATCGCTTGTGGCAAATTGGGTATATTGCTGAAAGGTTTCAGCAGGGAACGAGTCTGGCACAAGAGCCGTGGTGGGTTGTTGtgacagcatcaagcttTGTCTTCGGCTACTCATTCAACTTGAGCCCTCCGGTTATTATCATCATGGGCGCCGTCTTAGGCCTCATCTGGTATGCAGTTACGCTCAGTTAG
- a CDS encoding phosphoglycerate mutase family protein, giving the protein MSHLVYLVRHAESKHNVSKDFSQRDPPLTSLGFSQASALADTFPHPGSIAIIFTSPLTRTIQTTLAGFSHILSKQYLKNNGNEEGARLIIDQDLQERSDLPCDTGSKRSALEIAFPPLDFSVLAEDWYIKDGPHAANDSAVAARAKRFRERLRDTVQDIQGSENLANMPKNIVVVTHGVFMKYLCEDMTIDLPKAGWRTFAIADGVDGEAVLDPIE; this is encoded by the coding sequence ATGTCCCATTTAGTTTACCTAGTTCGACATGCAGAATCGAAACATAACGTCTCAAAAGACTTCTCACAAAGAGATCCACCTCTCACTTCTTTGGGTTTTTCTCAAGCATCGGCCCTAGCCGATACGTTCCCTCATCCAGGGTCAATCGCCATAATATTCACTTCTCCACTCACGCGCACCATACAGACGACACTGGCTGGCTTCTCCCATATCCTAAGCAAACAATACCTCAAGAATAATGGCAACGAAGAAGGCGCCCGTCTCATTATAGACCAGGACCTACAGGAGCGAAGCGACCTTCCCTGTGATACCGGATCCAAACGTTCTGCGCTAGAGATAGCTTTTCCGCCCCTTGACTTCAGCGTCTTGGCTGAGGATTGGTATATCAAGGACGGTCCTCACGCGGCCAACGATTCTGCTGTTGCCGCACGAGCTAAAAGATTCCGAGAGAGGTTGCGGGACACGGTTCAAGACATCCAGGGGAGCGAAAATCTCGCTAATATGCCAAAAAATATTGTTGTTGTCACACATGGCGTATTCATGAAGTACCTTTGCGAAGATATGACTATTGATCTTCCCAAGGCAGGCTGGAGGACCTTTGCGATTGCTGATGGAGTTGACGGTGAAGCTGTATTGGATCCTATCGAATAA